The Coffea arabica cultivar ET-39 chromosome 3c, Coffea Arabica ET-39 HiFi, whole genome shotgun sequence genome contains a region encoding:
- the LOC140037878 gene encoding uncharacterized protein: MLVKSQTQEQFISDRREIFEILRSSRMRLNPKKCTFGVRSGKFLGYMISKEGVRANPDKIKAIMDMAPPRNIKEVQRLTGRMAALNRFLSKSAVRGSPFFKVLKGGWQFEWSPECQKAFDELKAHLARLPALTSPKLGETLFIYLAAGERAMSAVLVREENKMQKSVYYVSRALQGAEARYSAVERYVLALVHAARKLRTYFQTHPVVVMTDQPLKQILSKPESSSRMVKWAVELSEYDLGYQPRTAIKTQALADFIADGVSFGSPEAEVDQARDIQARKDGEVVKDAHIRQAAKTLQTPKTTKATQAREAAEVFEAGDAAEVTQAIQVAEVGPSKETNEAEQVKETAEGGQAGEAAKAKQIQKTAEVGPAGEAAEGGQALNVAEAEHSGKAVKAELARETAQARKVTEAAGRADLTWALYVDGASSKEGCGAGLLLISPTGEELSYALRFDFRASNNESEYETLITGMEMARKLGARSIKAYSDSQLIVNQVWGSYEVKEGTLRRYVAKTRELKGLFEQFALEQIPRSQNKRADALSKLASTSVGVLGREILVEVVRSRAYEPFNAVVIQVVSSWMDPIVQYLAQWELPPSRVEARKVLLKSQKYVLTHGVLYRKSHLQPLLKCVTPEEGSYVLRELHESICGNHVGPRVLAKKGMLAGYY; the protein is encoded by the coding sequence ATGTTAGTAAAAAGTCAAACTCAGGAGCAGTTCATCTCTGACCGGAGAGAAATTTTTGAGATTCTTCGGAGCTCACGAATGCGGCTAAACCCAAAGAAGTGTACCTTTGGGGTCAGGTCGGGAAAATTCCTAGGCTACATGATTTCTAAAGAAGGGGTGAGAGCTAACCCAGACAAGATCAAGGCTATCATGGACATGGCTCCACCCCGGAATATTAAGGAGGTGCAACGTCTGACAGGGAGGATGGCAGCCTTGAACAGATTCCTGTCCAAATCGGCAGTTCGGGGGTCGCCTTTCTTCAAGGTCCTGAAAGGAGGTTGGCAGTTCGAGTGGAGCCCGGAGTGCCAGAAGGCGTTCGATGAACTGAAGGCCCACCTCGCTCGGTTGCCAGCCCTGACCTCTCCCAAATTGGGGGAGACCTTGTTCATTTACTTAGCTGCGGGAGAGAGGGCCATGAGCGCAGTGCTGGTGCGGGaggaaaacaaaatgcaaaaatccgTGTATTATGTCAGCCGCGCCCTGCAGGGGGCCGAGGCAAGGTACTCGGCGGTAGAACGATATGTTTTGGCATTAGTACATGCAGCTCGGAAGCTCAGGACGTACTTCCAAACTCACCCCGTAGTGGTCATGACGGACCAGCCTCTGAAGCAAATCCTTTCCAAGCCCGAGTCCTCGAGTCGAATGGTGAAGTGGGCTGTGGAATTGTCAGAATACGACCTGGGATATCAGCCCCGAACGGCCATCAAAACCCAAGCGTTGGCGGACTTCATAGCGGATGGCGTTTCCTTTGGATCGCCCGAAGCGGAGGTCGATCAGGCCAGGGACATACAGGCCAGGAAGGATGGAGAAGTTGTTAAAGATGCGCACATCAGACAAGCAGCCAAAACCTTACAGACTCCAAAAACTACTAAAGCCACCCAGGCCCGAGAAGCAGCAGAGGTCTTTGAGGCCGGAGACGCTGCCGAGGTCACCCAGGCCATTCAAGTAGCGGAGGTCGGACCGTCCAAAGAGACAAATGAGGCCGAGCAGGTCAAAGAAACTGCCGAGGGCGGACAGGCAGGAGAAGCAGCTAAGGCCAAACAAATCCAAAAAACTGCCGAGGTCGGACCGGCCGGAGAGGCAGCGGAGGGGGGACAGGCATTAAACGTTGCCGAGGCCGAGCATTCTGGAAAAGCAGTCAAAGCTGAACTGGCCAGAGAGACGGCCCAGGCCAGGAAGGTTACTGAGGCTGCGGGACGAGCTGATCTCACCTGGGCGTTGTACGTGGACGGCGCGTCAAGTAAGGAAGGATGTGGGGCCGGGCTCCTCTTAATCAGCCCTACTGGGGAGGAGCTGTCCTACGCTCTGAGGTTCGATTTTAGAGCTTCTAACAATGAATCAGAGTACGAGACTCTAATTACAGGGATGGAGATGGCCCGGAAGTTAGGGGCTAGATCAATAAAGGCCTATAGCGACTCGCAGCTGATAGTGAACCAGGTATGGGGAAGTTACGAGGTCAAAGAGGGGACGCTAAGAAGGTATGTGGCCAAGACACGCGAGCTGAAGGGCCTGTTCGAGCAATTCGCGCTTGAGCAGATTCCGCGAAGCCAGAACAAGAGAGCTGACGCCCTGTCTAAACTGGCCTCTACCTCGGTTGGCGTCTTAGGTCGTGAAATACTGGTGGAGGTCGTCAGAAGTCGGGCCTATGAACCGTTCAATGCTGTGGTCATTCAGGTGGTGAGCTCGTGGATGGATCCTATTGTCCAGTACCTGGCTCAATGGGAGCTCCCACCGAGCAGGGTAGAGGCCCGCAAAGTCCTCCTTAAGTCGCAGAAGTACGTGCTCACGCATGGAGTCTTATACAGGAAATCTCACTTGCAACCCTTGTTGAAGTGTGTAACGCCCGAGGAAGGAAGTTATGTCTTGCGCGAGTTGCATGAAAGCATCTGCGGCAATCACGTTGGCCCTAGAGTATTGGCCAAGAAGGGAATGCTGGCTGGATACTATTGA
- the LOC113735732 gene encoding uncharacterized protein — protein sequence MPRTRSQRNAGGSKGNEGSSPQHPSRGLTPGDEGVGLSRIPPEQLVQAVAGNLPTFEAIVNYMKGYIASPFVPDIEDYPLPAKFKIQSMKSYDVTTDPEDHLFAFMTQIRLQTATDAVRCKTFPMFLEGKARQWFQELSPRSIRSFAQLARLFSAKFVSSRAFSKSTAHLMTIQQRPEESLREYMVRFNNESLQIGDRDDKVVIVAFINGLRKQNLYTELVERPPKSVRDMLDRALEKANAEEANRLKSEQERLRDDKRRRGADQVDVQPSQGRKNAYDRLPRSRPMGGNKSWTGLTAPRARVLAVMEQEGLSRPPRPLAGDKNKRNQRLYCAYHRDVGHDTEDCRHLKKDIEK from the exons ATGCCAAGAACGAGGTCCCAGAGGAATGCTGGTGGATCCAAGGGGAACGAGGGAAGCAGCCCCCAACACCCCTCACGAGGGCTGACTCCTGGAGACGAGGGCGTGGGGCTCTCACGAATTCCGCCGGAGCAGTTGGTCCAGGCGGTGGCAGGGAACCTGCCAACTTTTGAGGCAATTGTGAACTACATGAAGGG GTATATCGCCTCCCCCTTCGTCCCTGACATCGAAGACTACCCGCTGCCAGCGAAGTTCAAGATACAAAGCATGAAGTCTTACGATGTGACCACGGATCCGGAAGATCACTTGTTTGCCTTCATGACCCAAATACGCCTGCAAACTGCTACGGATGCGGTTAGGTGCAAGACCTTTCCaatgtttttggagggtaaggcGCGTCAGTGGTTCCAGGAGCTTTCTCCCAGGTCCATTCGGTCCTTTGCCCAGCTCGCGCGACTGTTCTCGGCCAAGTTCGTTTCATCACGAGCCTTCTCCAAGAGTACGGCGCATCTGATGACTATCCAGCAAAGGCCTGAGGAGTCCTTGCGCGAATACATGGTACGTTTCAATAACGAGTCCCTCCAGATTGGAGATCGCGATGACAAGGTGGTCATTGTTGCCTTCATTAACGGGCTGCGAAAACAAAACCTCTATACCGAGctcgtggagagacctcccaagTCAGTTCGGGATATGCTAGACCGAGCTCTTGAGAAGGCCAACGCGGAGGAAGCCAATCGCCTTAAGAGTGAGCAAGAAAGATTGAGGGATGACAAGCGCAGGAGGGGCGCCGACCAGGTGGATGTACAGCCTAGCCAGGGAAGGAAAAACGCTTATGACCGCCTTCCCAGGAGCCGTCCAATGGGAGGAAACAAGTCCTGGACTGGTCTCACGGCACCTCGAGCTCGGGTGCTCGCAGTGATGGAACAGGAGGGGCTCTCTCGACCTCCTCGTCCTTTGGCCGGGGACAAAAACAAACGGAACCAACGTCTGTATTGCGCTTATCATCGAGATGTGGGGCACGATACAGAGGACTGCCGTCACCTCAAGAAAGACATTGAAAAATAG